The Saccharomyces eubayanus strain FM1318 chromosome IV, whole genome shotgun sequence genome contains the following window.
TTCAAACCATACGTCTGGTTCAGCACTGgaatcaaaaacaaacgtGGCCTTTGGTCCATCGATTATCGTAGGGGTTAATCTTTCATGAAGTTGCTGCAACATTTCATCAGAAAATCCTGTCCCGATTTTGCAACAGGTTTCAAATTCTCCCGAATCTTGATTGTAACAGCCTAAAAGGAACCCGCCATACGTGCCTGTTCTTTTACCTCTGCCATAGTATGCCCCTATGACGCAAAGATCCAAGGAATCTCCGACACCTTCTAAGtaatcttttttcaacttYAGccaatttcttgatcttttgcTTGGTTCATAATGTGATTCAGGACCTTCAAGCATTTTGACCATTAAACCTTCGCATGATTGATTGACGGATTCGTCGAGAAACTTCTGCAGTTCATCGAGATTATCCGTTACTATTTGAGTGGCGTATTGGAATTCCCCAGGAACAACCTTCGTAACTTTAGTTAAGCAGTCTCTTCTTTCTCGCAAAGATTTATTGATCAATCTCTCACCGTTGTGGCAAAGGATGTCAAATGCAAAGAGACAGACTTTTACTTTGATATCACTCAATTCCACGTCTTTACGTTTCCTTGTACTTAGAACTTGGAATGGTAGAATCTTCCCTTGTTCTTTGTCCCAAGCTACAGCTTCACAGTCCAGGATCAAATTCTTGGTGGCATCTATATCTTGAATGAAATCTGTGATTCTGATTTCTGGATATCTTTCAGTCATATTTTCACCGTTTCTGGAGTAGATTCTCATCGTACCATCATCTAACAAATGTACTTGGGCCCTTTCCCCGTCGTATTTGTATTCCGACGTAAAAGTTTCACCTTGGAATCTGTCTAAAACTTCATTGATTGCCTTTGTGGGTTTAGCCAACATCGGTTTCAATGGAATTCCTGGTCTTAAAGTACAAAATTGGTCCAGATTCATGATACCATGTTCCAAGCATGAATTGATGACGAGCTCATAATTTGGTACTTGACAAAATGCATCtctgattttttgttgagCACTTTCCAAGGCGTCCATGGGGATATCATCAACACGAGAACTTTCCTCATTTCCACCATGAAGTAAAAGTGCTTTGGATAAAGATATCAACACTGTTTTTTCAGCAAGACCTATTCTTAGTTTTGATTCTAAGGATCTAATCAAAAACTTAGCCTCTACACCCTGGCATGCGGTTAACATTCTTTTGATAAGCTTGACTTTTCTCAGTTGCGAATCTTTACCCTGGGTCTTTGCAATACTTCGTAGACTTTTAAAGACCTCGCCTACAGTTAAGGGTTTCGGCTTAAACATTGTGGGTTGAACGTTTCTCGCGCCCATAGCTATTTCACCCAAATCTCCGATTTCCTTGTATTTTAGTTTAATTTGGCTCATTGATTTGCCGCAGGATTCACtgattgttttcattaaaagATTTTCACCAAGGCCCAATTCCAAACCAGGCTCATAATCGGGGCCCAACCTATTGATAAAAAGATATGTGGTAGGTATCAAATTCTTAGATGATTGCTTCATTATCTTTGTAAAGAAGTCGGAACATATCCTAATAATTTCCAACCGAGAAGAGGTGGCTTCGATCTCATTGAAGACTTCACAGACTTCGGAATAGGGGATATTGGATGAGTAGTGGTCATTCTCAATCGGGCcctgttcttcttcgacCTTGGGAGTGAGCTCCCGAGATTTTTGCGACGCATCAACACCGCTAGAAGAGGGAGCAGATGACGGTAGAGAAGAGTTGTTGCTACTCATATCAGACGGCTCCACCGGCGTTTGCACGGCCGACACATGCTTCAGTTTCTTTATAGCAGACGCTCCTTCACTATTAATCCCGTTTATGCCACTTTCAAGCTTGTGTTTGGTGGCCTTCTCAGGAGACGAAGAGCCTCCTGGCGGCTTATTCTTCATGGACGTGAAGAACCTAGCCAAAGTAGCCTGTTTTGGTTTCTTACCGGCAGAGGAAGGTAATGAGGATGACATGAATAGCAGCGATCTTGGACTCGAGGGACGTAAATGTGTGAAAGTGAGGCCAGCCAGTGATCTGCGCATGTAATTGGTAAAGTGGCGGCGCTATATGCTGCTTCAAAACACAAAGTCAAATCATCATTACTACCATCATGAAGCAGTGCATA
Protein-coding sequences here:
- the CDC9 gene encoding DNA ligase (ATP) CDC9; its protein translation is MRRSLAGLTFTHLRPSSPRSLLFMSSSLPSSAGKKPKQATLARFFTSMKNKPPGGSSSPEKATKHKLESGINGINSEGASAIKKLKHVSAVQTPVEPSDMSSNNSSLPSSAPSSSGVDASQKSRELTPKVEEEQGPIENDHYSSNIPYSEVCEVFNEIEATSSRLEIIRICSDFFTKIMKQSSKNLIPTTYLFINRLGPDYEPGLELGLGENLLMKTISESCGKSMSQIKLKYKEIGDLGEIAMGARNVQPTMFKPKPLTVGEVFKSLRSIAKTQGKDSQLRKVKLIKRMLTACQGVEAKFLIRSLESKLRIGLAEKTVLISLSKALLLHGGNEESSRVDDIPMDALESAQQKIRDAFCQVPNYELVINSCLEHGIMNLDQFCTLRPGIPLKPMLAKPTKAINEVLDRFQGETFTSEYKYDGERAQVHLLDDGTMRIYSRNGENMTERYPEIRITDFIQDIDATKNLILDCEAVAWDKEQGKILPFQVLSTRKRKDVELSDIKVKVCLFAFDILCHNGERLINKSLRERRDCLTKVTKVVPGEFQYATQIVTDNLDELQKFLDESVNQSCEGLMVKMLEGPESHYEPSKRSRNWLKLKKDYLEGVGDSLDLCVIGAYYGRGKRTGTYGGFLLGCYNQDSGEFETCCKIGTGFSDEMLQQLHERLTPTIIDGPKATFVFDSSAEPDVWFEPTTLFEVLTADLSLSPIYKAGSATFDKGVSLRFPRFLRIREDKGVEDATSSEQIVELYENQSHMQN